The following DNA comes from Hordeum vulgare subsp. vulgare chromosome 3H, MorexV3_pseudomolecules_assembly, whole genome shotgun sequence.
GCAATTTCCTTTTTTTgccctttgtgtgtgtgtgtctgtgtacGCCAGGAGCCCAGGATCCCTTACCATACCTTATGTACCATCTGTAATCTTTAGGCAATAGTGGTATGTATACGTAGCAAGTTATTAACTATTCTGCGATGTGACACATATGGCAGCATGCACATGATAATCATCAATTCTAGCATTATTTTCAGTGTTTgacttttcaaaaacctttgcacTCACTCACCCATACAACCACCTATGATTTTCTCTTGTTTTAATGTACATACATTTATGTTAACCCTGAAATTCTTGCATGGAACAAGTTATGATTGACCTGTGTGTACCAGAACTCTGTAGTCTATACCTTTCTTGGCTACAAATTTCCTTTTGGTTTGCAGGTCTATGACATCACACACTTAGTCAGCTCATTCTTCTACAAGTGTTATGCTTCTCTTACAAAAGCCCAAAAGCTTGAGTGGAACAACAGGTGAAGCCATCTGCTTGCAAAATTTATGTCCAATTTCACGCTGTGCTTATTGACATATCAACTCACGACCAACCTTTCACGTATTCTAGGGGCATCTCCACTGTCCATGCAATTTTCATCACATTCATGTCAGTGTACCTAGTATTCTTCTCCGACCTATTCTCTGATAAGCTGGATGGACCAGTAACTTTCCGGAGTTCAAAGCTCTCTGATATTACACTAGCGGTAAAGTACTATTTTGTTCCCATTCAAGAAATTCCTATGTTATCATGAATTTTATATTTGCCTCATATCGGCATAATTTCAATTTGTCCAGGTTTCTGTTGGGTACTTCATCACTGACATTGCTATGATATTTTGGGTTTATCCTTCCCTAGGCGGAATGGAGTATGTAAGTGCCCTTATATGATATCTCTGGGTTGCATCTTTGATCCACGTGTTaattttcattgtttttgttcAATTATCATTGCTGCATTTTGTTATGTATTATTCACTATTTGTTGACCATTGGCAGGTTCTTCATCATTTCCTGTCACTTGTTTCCATAGTCTATTCTGTGTATTCTGGGGAAGGCCAGCTGTATACATACATGGTTCTCATCTCTGAAGGAACCACACCTGGAATCAACCTCCGCTGGTATTTATTTTGATTCAATGAATGCACAATATTTCTCGGTCATTATTGTTATTTCATTCGACCTGACCTTTCCTGTTACCTTCTGTTACGAAGGTATCTTGATACTGCTGGACTGAAAAGATCCAAGGCCTATATCGTAAATGGTACCTTAATGGTTGCTGCATGGCTGGTAAGTGGAAGTTTCTACAAAGTAGTGTTATAGGATTCACTTTATTTCAGGCAACTGATCAAAAGTTAATTGGTCTTCACTCTTCAGTATGCTTCAATGTGTGCATACATGAATGAGCATTTCAAATTGTACAGCCCGATCAAAAACATATATTTTGTTATGTGAATATGCTTCAAGCTAAGGTTTTTCTACTCCTTTATACACTCTATTCCACTATGCCCTTTTTAAAATTGCAGCTAGTGGAATATCTCAACCTTTATAATAGACAGggtcttttattttgtttgtgttcTTTATAATTCACATTGGACATTTGCTAACTCGTCTTGGGGACTGGGATACAGTATTAGCAATTAGTCTTGTGATTCTAGAGAAACTTAACGCACAAGTTGAAATATTAATGCTATCATACCCCCAGATGTTTCTGTGCCGAGGCCTTGCTGTAGTTTTAGTTTAACCATACTAGGTTTTCCCTGGATTCTTTGGCTTTGTCTCAGTTTTTGTTTCTTGCTAAGCCCTTGGTGCGTTCctgtttctgtttctgcttccatcTTTTCTTTTAGCTTGCTGTACTTTGGTCTTGCTTTGGCTCTCTGTAATCGACCTGTTGGCTAACTCAGCAAGCCTTTATTC
Coding sequences within:
- the LOC123444509 gene encoding TLC domain-containing protein 4-like, translating into MDLSTTSVMAAKAYSYKAELLVKEYLLADSYVSYTAMLGGILMCKMVYDITHLVSSFFYKCYASLTKAQKLEWNNRGISTVHAIFITFMSVYLVFFSDLFSDKLDGPVTFRSSKLSDITLAVSVGYFITDIAMIFWVYPSLGGMEYVLHHFLSLVSIVYSVYSGEGQLYTYMVLISEGTTPGINLRWYLDTAGLKRSKAYIVNGTLMVAAWLVARIILFIYLFYHIYFHYDDVMQMRFFSCLLIFGVPSILLIMNTIWFAKILRGLKKTLAKRE